AGCATTAGCCGCATAACCATTATTTCTGACCAGATCATCAGCCCGGGCATTACCCCGGGCAAAGTTTGGCAACAATGCTGCGTCAACGCTTTCACTCGGTGGATTCCATGCCCGCAGCTGACCGCCAAACCCACCAGCGCCACCATGATAGCCAGCGTATTCCCTCAGCGAGGTCTGCCCGTCCGGGCCTAACAATACAGGTGGTTTCATGCATAAAATCCTGCCGGTCCCCGGCGCCGCTTGGTGATACCGACCTCAACCTCCAGATCGGCTATGTATTTTTTCAGGTCACTGACCGAAGTCGCCGTGAACTCAACCCGCCGGCCATCTTTCTGAACCGTAGCCACCCGCTTACCCGTCATGAGGTCATGCAACGCAGCGCGGGCACTGTCCAGATCTGACTGTGTCGCCATTAATCGTCTCCTGCTAAAGCCCGGGCATAATCCGCCAAGGTTTTGTTATTGTTCCGGGCGCCGTCTTCTTCGAGCAGGCTGGCTAACAACGCATCCAGATTCAGCTGCCAGCGCGAGATACTGATCCGCAGCGCTGCGAGCGCATAGACAAAGCAGTCCAGCGCCTCGTTGCGGCGCTTTTTGCTGTCCCAGCGTATTTTTCGCACCCCGTTCACCCATTTTTCGACCTGTTCTTCAGCCGTGAGCTGCTGCGCTTCGGCCAGATCGAAGATTTCCGGATTATTAGGAAAGTGGACGGCGCCTGGCATGGGCTCGTCACCATCCGGCGTCAGGGTAAACCGGCTGTAAATCTGCTCTTTAGCGGTATCGGTGCCGACCTCTGTCAGGTAAATACCGTTTTTATTGCGTTTGCGCGGCATGCTGGCGACCGGCTTCCCATAAACCGACGCCCCTTTGATGGGGATCACCCTGAACAAGCCGTGCTTGCGAGAGCGTTTGTAGACGATGGTCGGATCAATACCGCCGATATCCCAGCAGATACGGGAAATGGTCATCTCCACGCCGTTTTGCCGGGCATAAACTTTATCGATAGCCTCAT
This genomic interval from Salmonella enterica subsp. enterica serovar Choleraesuis contains the following:
- the W gene encoding lambda prophage-derived head-to-tail joining protein W → MATQSDLDSARAALHDLMTGKRVATVQKDGRRVEFTATSVSDLKKYIADLEVEVGITKRRRGPAGFYA